A stretch of the Papaver somniferum cultivar HN1 chromosome 6, ASM357369v1, whole genome shotgun sequence genome encodes the following:
- the LOC113289123 gene encoding uncharacterized protein LOC113289123 yields the protein MNSVGNNFTTDLLLLRPPFINPKPKFMNPKFPNSITLTKPSNPRRITCCSTPNTSSSSSSTASVTEVDMVKNSQGIWSAKRKRVVVLWDLDNKPPHGPPYQAAMALKKVALTFGDIVEIFAYANRHAFIHLPHWVRQERNERRELDILERKGVSIPTDPYVCGVCGRKCRTNIDLRKHFKQLHERERQKKLSRMRSLKGKKRQKFKERFVSGNHKYEEAARSLIKPKVGYGLAAELRRAGVFVKEVEDKPQAADWAVKRQMQHSMNSGIDWLFLVSDDSDFSEMLKRAQGSSLGTVVIGDSHRALGPHADFWVPWNGVENGEIGEEELMSWKSRLEFMERSDHESFSMRGFDEDSDDVDEDDDYSDDDYDDVVEDRNLDQLVDELVITKTGFHGPRISAFSEGEDEEEY from the coding sequence atgaattccgTTGGGAACAATTTCACCACAGACCTTCTCCTTCTCAGACCCcctttcataaaccctaaaccGAAATTTATGAACCCTAAATTTCCCAATTCAATAACCCTAACGAAACCATCAAATCCCAGGAGAATCACTTGTTGTTCCACACCCAATACCAGCAGCTCCTCTTCTTCTACAGCTTCAGTTACAGAAGTGGACATGGTCAAAAACAGTCAAGGGATTTGGTCAGCTAAGAGGAAAAGAGTTGTAGTTTTATGGGATCTTGATAATAAACCACCTCATGGTCCACCTTATCAAGCAGCAATGGCACTGAAAAAGGTAGCTCTTACATTTGGTGATATTGTTGAGATATTTGCTTATGCTAATCGTCATGCATTTATTCATTTACCGCATTGGGTTCGTCAAGAACGGAACGAACGTCGCGAATTAGATATTCTTGAACGTAAAGGAGTGAGTATACCTACTGATCCTTATGTTTGTGGTGTGTGTGGTCGAAAATGTCGTACAAATATTGATTTGAGGAAACATTTTAAACAATTACATGAGAGGGAAAGGCAAAAGAAACTTAGTAGAATGAGGTCACTTAAAGGTAAAAAGAGACAGAAATTTAAAGAACGTTTTGTTAGTGGGAATCATAAGTATGAAGAAGCAGCTAGGTCATTGATAAAGCCGAAAGTAGGGTATGGACTTGCTGCCGAACTTAGACGTGCAGGGGTTTTTGTGAAAGAAGTTGAAGATAAACCACAAGCTGCAGATTGGGCTGTTAAGAGACAAATGCAGCATTCGATGAATAGTGGGATTGATTGGTTGTTTTTGGTTTCGGACGATTCAGATTTTTCTGAGATGCTTAAGAGGGCTCAAGGTTCTAGTTTGGGTACTGTTGTTATTGGTGATTCCCATAGAGCATTGGGTCCTCATGCTGATTTTTGGGTTCCTTGGAATGGGGTTGAGAATGGAGAGATAGGTGAGGAGGAGTTGATGTCCTGGAAGAGTAGATTAGAATTCATGGAAAGGAGTGATCATGAATCCTTTTCAATGAGGGGTTTTGACGAAGATAGTGATGATGTTGACGAAGACGATGATTatagtgatgatgattatgatgatgtggtGGAGGACCGTAATTTGGATCAGTTAGTGGATGAGCTTGTTATTACGAAAACTGGTTTTCATGGTCCTAGGATTTCTGCATTTTCAGAAGGTGAGGATGAGGAGGAGTACTAG